In a genomic window of Occallatibacter riparius:
- a CDS encoding sugar porter family MFS transporter has translation MKITAQLLRCSTVGALGGLLFGFDTAVISGTTQQLSEVFRLSAVALGITVSIALWGTVAGCAGSGVLGQKLGGRSALRVMAMLYIISAIGCAAAWSWPALLVFRFIGGLGIGGSSVLGPVYIAEVAPARWRGRLVGIFQINIVLGILAAYLSNYIISTMNLGAAEWRWELGIATLPAVLFLVMLYTIPQSPRWMAARGRSAEALAVLRELGSENPQAEIAAIEASLVSTGNHEDVPLFQRRYALPIFLAASIGLFNQLAGVNAILYYATDIFRAAGFSRLSGNLQSVLIGLMNLVGTFIGMSLIDRAGRKTLLIFGSIGTGFCLAGVAAVFFSHSHPEMLVWLLMAFICFFAASQGAVIWVYIAEVFPTQVRSKGQSLGSGSHWIMNAIIAFAFPVVAQRSSGAPFLFFASMMVLQLIVVWRVYPETKGRTLEELQAELQGAD, from the coding sequence ATGAAGATTACAGCACAGCTTCTCAGGTGCAGCACTGTCGGGGCCCTCGGCGGCCTGTTGTTTGGCTTTGACACCGCCGTCATCTCCGGTACCACCCAGCAGCTAAGCGAGGTGTTTCGCCTCTCCGCGGTTGCGCTCGGCATCACCGTCTCCATCGCGCTTTGGGGTACGGTGGCGGGTTGCGCGGGTTCAGGGGTTCTCGGCCAGAAGCTGGGCGGGCGTTCCGCCCTACGGGTCATGGCCATGCTTTACATCATCTCTGCCATCGGTTGCGCCGCGGCATGGAGCTGGCCCGCGCTGCTGGTCTTTCGCTTCATCGGGGGCCTAGGCATCGGCGGCTCCTCGGTCCTCGGCCCGGTCTACATCGCCGAGGTAGCGCCTGCTCGCTGGCGGGGACGCCTGGTCGGCATCTTCCAAATCAACATCGTTCTGGGAATTCTGGCCGCTTACCTTTCGAATTACATCATCTCGACCATGAACCTGGGAGCGGCGGAGTGGCGCTGGGAACTTGGGATCGCCACCTTGCCCGCCGTGCTCTTCCTGGTGATGCTCTACACAATCCCGCAGAGCCCTCGGTGGATGGCGGCACGCGGGCGGTCCGCTGAAGCGCTGGCTGTGTTGCGCGAATTGGGCTCAGAGAACCCGCAGGCCGAGATCGCCGCGATTGAGGCGTCTCTGGTTTCCACCGGGAACCACGAAGACGTGCCTCTCTTCCAGCGCCGGTACGCGCTGCCGATCTTCCTCGCGGCATCGATTGGCCTGTTCAATCAGCTTGCCGGCGTCAATGCCATCCTCTATTACGCTACCGACATCTTCCGCGCCGCCGGTTTCAGCCGCCTTTCCGGTAATCTGCAATCCGTCCTGATTGGCCTGATGAACCTGGTGGGCACGTTTATCGGAATGTCGCTGATCGATCGCGCCGGTCGGAAAACGCTGCTCATCTTCGGGTCGATCGGCACGGGGTTCTGCCTGGCTGGTGTGGCGGCGGTGTTCTTCTCGCATTCGCACCCTGAAATGCTGGTTTGGCTGTTGATGGCGTTCATCTGCTTTTTCGCCGCCTCACAGGGTGCGGTCATCTGGGTATACATCGCAGAGGTGTTTCCCACCCAGGTGCGGTCGAAGGGGCAGAGTCTCGGAAGCGGCTCCCACTGGATCATGAATGCCATCATTGCCTTTGCCTTTCCGGTGGTTGCGCAACGCTCCAGCGGAGCTCCGTTCCTGTTCTTCGCGAGCATGATGGTGCTGCAACTCATTGTCGTATGGCGCGTCTATCCTGAGACCAAAGGACGCACTCTGGAGGAACTCCAGGCTGAACTGCAAGGGGCCGACTAG
- a CDS encoding D-sedoheptulose 7-phosphate isomerase yields the protein MSQGTLPAEQLTAIVKRQLKQSIAVMQSVLEDPQIAETVAAAAERTAQAMKQGRKLMVAGNGGSAADSQHLVAEFVSRLTVDRPALPAIALTVDTSILTAIGNDYDYQNVFERQIEALGQRGDVFFALSTSGNSKNVIKGLHRARQMGIATIGYSGNGGGRMTELCDYSIVVPSSVTMNIQEAHIALEHIFCMLVEKCYFGPDFGETRPAVPAE from the coding sequence GTGAGTCAGGGAACACTCCCGGCGGAGCAGTTGACCGCCATCGTGAAGAGGCAACTGAAGCAGTCAATCGCAGTGATGCAGAGCGTGCTCGAGGATCCGCAGATCGCCGAGACCGTTGCCGCGGCGGCGGAACGTACGGCGCAGGCCATGAAGCAAGGGCGCAAGCTGATGGTGGCCGGCAACGGCGGGTCGGCTGCCGATTCGCAGCATCTGGTGGCGGAGTTCGTATCACGCCTGACGGTGGACCGTCCGGCGCTTCCCGCCATCGCCCTGACCGTGGACACGTCGATTCTGACGGCCATCGGCAACGACTACGACTACCAGAATGTATTTGAACGTCAGATTGAGGCTCTCGGACAGAGAGGCGACGTCTTCTTCGCCCTCTCCACGTCGGGGAACTCGAAGAATGTCATCAAGGGCCTGCATCGCGCGCGGCAGATGGGGATTGCCACCATCGGATACTCCGGCAACGGCGGCGGCCGCATGACAGAGCTGTGCGACTACTCCATCGTCGTGCCCTCCAGCGTCACCATGAATATCCAGGAGGCGCACATCGCACTGGAGCACATCTTCTGCATGCTCGTGGAGAAGTGCTACTTCGGACCAGATTTCGGGGAGACCAGGCCGGCCGTTCCCGCCGAGTGA
- a CDS encoding LacI family DNA-binding transcriptional regulator, whose amino-acid sequence MIRARKKVKVSAPALADVARIAGVGSGTVSRVINGGKNVSPKTLAKVRAVMQELGYEPSFAARALKGAPSNTIGLIVPTVADPFFSSSAAAIQEVAGLHGTLVLLAASENDPRKEEQEVSALIRRRVDGMILAPSPGSSRTLLQHAAFPVVCFDRPMADASLTTVLADNYGGARVAVEHLVDRGYKRILCVGGYGGLLTSQKRFQAHKDVVREAGLPYLAELGAEDFVSTQSALLRHIRGADRVDAIFSTKNTTTVCIYKVLKELGVRIPGQIGLIGFDDFDLADVLDPPISVVRQPITRIATRAAELLFDEMDHRKPASAITTLDVELVLRGSC is encoded by the coding sequence ATGATTCGCGCTCGCAAGAAAGTCAAAGTTTCAGCGCCTGCACTCGCCGACGTGGCGCGCATTGCCGGCGTCGGGTCCGGCACCGTTTCCCGCGTTATTAACGGTGGGAAGAACGTTAGTCCCAAGACCCTGGCCAAGGTGCGCGCCGTCATGCAGGAGCTCGGCTACGAGCCCAGTTTCGCGGCGCGCGCGTTGAAGGGGGCGCCTTCCAACACCATCGGCCTGATCGTTCCGACAGTAGCCGATCCCTTCTTTTCGTCCTCGGCGGCCGCCATTCAAGAGGTCGCCGGCCTGCACGGGACACTGGTGCTGTTGGCCGCATCGGAGAACGATCCGCGCAAAGAGGAGCAAGAGGTCAGCGCGCTCATTCGCCGCCGGGTAGACGGCATGATCTTGGCACCCTCCCCGGGCTCCAGCCGCACTCTGCTCCAGCACGCTGCATTTCCGGTGGTCTGCTTTGACCGGCCCATGGCGGATGCTTCGCTCACCACTGTTTTGGCAGACAACTACGGCGGAGCGCGGGTAGCAGTTGAACACCTGGTGGATCGGGGTTACAAACGTATCCTCTGCGTGGGTGGATACGGTGGGCTGCTCACGAGCCAGAAGCGCTTCCAAGCGCATAAGGATGTGGTGCGGGAAGCCGGCCTGCCCTACCTCGCTGAACTGGGGGCCGAGGACTTTGTCTCTACCCAGTCAGCTCTTCTGCGGCACATCCGCGGTGCTGACCGGGTAGATGCAATCTTCTCGACTAAGAACACCACAACCGTTTGCATTTACAAAGTCCTGAAGGAACTCGGCGTTCGCATTCCAGGACAGATCGGACTGATCGGCTTCGACGATTTCGATCTGGCCGACGTTCTCGATCCGCCCATTAGCGTGGTACGCCAGCCTATTACCCGCATCGCCACGAGGGCGGCGGAGTTGCTGTTTGACGAAATGGACCACCGCAAGCCCGCATCCGCCATCACTACGCTGGATGTGGAGTTGGTTCTGCGGGGCTCTTGCTGA
- a CDS encoding ROK family protein, which translates to MLAGIDIGGTKTAVILAEDPTRILFREEFPTRPDLGPEQAIEKIESLIASALALHPGLGELRLGVSCGGPLDRHRGIIQSPPNLRRWVDVPIKQILEARFGAPCLVENDANAGAIAEHRYGAGSDCQNLIFLTMGTGFGAGLILDGELYRGSSEMAGEIGHVRLTEDGPVGYGKSGSVEGWASGWGMAQFGTEMVSTATANGESTSLANIAASGQLTARDIGMAAAQGDGMARRIVERTGVKLGHALAILVDVLNPERIVIGGLALRLGDMLFEPALAAMKNEALEQSARVCQVVPARLGERIGDVSALCVAQGLSRSAPTLRV; encoded by the coding sequence ATGCTGGCAGGTATCGACATCGGCGGGACGAAGACAGCGGTGATCCTGGCTGAAGACCCCACCCGCATTCTTTTCCGGGAAGAGTTTCCCACCCGTCCCGACCTTGGGCCCGAGCAGGCCATCGAGAAGATTGAGAGCCTGATCGCTTCTGCGCTCGCGCTACATCCCGGCCTTGGCGAATTGCGCCTGGGTGTGAGTTGCGGTGGCCCCCTTGATCGTCACCGGGGTATCATCCAGTCCCCGCCCAATTTGAGACGCTGGGTGGATGTGCCTATCAAGCAGATTCTCGAAGCCCGGTTCGGAGCACCGTGCCTGGTGGAAAACGATGCCAACGCCGGAGCGATTGCTGAACACCGCTACGGCGCCGGCAGCGACTGCCAGAATCTGATCTTCCTCACGATGGGGACGGGCTTCGGCGCGGGTCTCATCCTCGACGGCGAACTATACCGGGGTTCCAGCGAGATGGCCGGCGAGATCGGACATGTTCGTCTTACCGAGGATGGTCCCGTCGGTTACGGGAAGAGCGGATCCGTTGAAGGTTGGGCGAGCGGTTGGGGCATGGCGCAGTTTGGCACCGAGATGGTCAGCACGGCCACCGCGAACGGAGAATCCACTTCACTGGCGAACATTGCTGCCAGCGGACAGCTCACGGCCCGGGACATCGGCATGGCGGCAGCCCAGGGTGACGGAATGGCGCGCCGCATCGTTGAGCGCACAGGCGTGAAGCTCGGCCACGCTCTCGCAATACTTGTCGACGTCCTCAACCCTGAGCGCATCGTGATTGGCGGCCTGGCATTGCGCCTTGGAGACATGCTTTTCGAACCCGCGCTGGCAGCGATGAAGAACGAGGCTCTGGAGCAGAGCGCGCGGGTGTGCCAGGTTGTACCGGCCCGACTTGGCGAGCGCATCGGGGACGTTTCAGCTCTCTGCGTCGCCCAGGGCCTCTCGCGTTCCGCACCCACCCTGCGCGTGTAA
- a CDS encoding MBL fold metallo-hydrolase — protein sequence MSEKPPFPVTRRGFLQVAAGALVVPQTAGDAWAAAPPGRSFATSNRPAQLSENLFVLQDTCNVYLVRNGERGLLVDFGSGRILDFLPELGVTQIELILHTHYHRDQAQGDLLANARGIPIAVPAHERHLFEDVERLWANRRVFDLYQVRNEFFSLTQNVPVSKLLHDYETFDWRSYSFFVQPTPGHTIGSITLVAQIDGKRTAFCGDLLFASGKVQNLYDLQYFYGEHEGVDFSLYSVNELIDTKPDLLCPSHGEPIRDPGPAMQQVQAHLLEWYHYWKPTGTPTYQFKSTQVSPHLIAHPLPTSTFYAILSKSGKAMLVDYGSASWNFFQCFRDATDTYGRMRFVEHSLRALQSEHGVSSFDVAVASHIHDDHVNGFAHLARRYGTRIWCYENNREIFRNPRGRNLGCILAEPIEVDRTFQHGERFQWEEYEFTVMHSPGHTEYQMALFTTIDETPVAFTGDAFFSYDKIKLTHNLIYRNDVRVGDYLRSIQNVQEMKPQLIAPGHGEPFKLNDGMIQEFVARAQRQDAIFASLIANPVTNFGLDPAWVQIYPYQAVAVAGQPCALEIRVRNHSPEPLQVEAALVLPAEWLSSQGRLRFMVAAHSVASHPVTITIPRSAYKRGRRRAIAVDVMVNGAHLGQLAEAVVDMSEPDSLRISL from the coding sequence ATGAGCGAAAAACCACCGTTTCCGGTCACACGCCGCGGATTCCTGCAGGTAGCCGCGGGTGCGCTCGTGGTTCCGCAGACTGCTGGAGATGCATGGGCCGCGGCGCCGCCCGGCAGGTCCTTTGCCACCAGCAATCGCCCTGCACAGTTGTCGGAGAATCTCTTTGTGCTCCAGGACACCTGCAACGTGTACCTGGTGCGCAACGGTGAACGCGGGCTGCTGGTCGACTTCGGTTCGGGAAGAATTCTGGACTTTCTGCCGGAACTCGGTGTCACTCAAATCGAGCTCATTCTGCACACGCACTATCACCGGGATCAGGCCCAGGGTGATCTGCTGGCGAATGCGCGAGGCATTCCCATCGCTGTCCCGGCGCACGAGAGACACCTGTTCGAAGACGTGGAGCGGCTTTGGGCCAATCGCCGGGTCTTCGATCTCTACCAGGTGCGAAACGAGTTCTTCTCCCTCACACAGAATGTGCCTGTTTCCAAGCTGCTCCACGACTACGAAACTTTCGATTGGCGGAGCTACTCGTTCTTTGTGCAGCCAACACCCGGGCACACCATCGGTTCGATCACTCTGGTTGCGCAAATCGATGGCAAGCGGACCGCGTTCTGCGGAGACCTCCTCTTTGCGAGCGGGAAAGTCCAAAACCTCTACGACCTGCAGTACTTCTACGGCGAGCACGAGGGCGTCGATTTTTCCCTCTACTCCGTCAACGAACTGATCGACACAAAGCCGGACCTCTTGTGCCCTTCCCACGGAGAGCCAATACGCGATCCTGGTCCCGCGATGCAGCAGGTGCAGGCTCATCTGCTGGAGTGGTATCACTACTGGAAGCCAACCGGCACGCCGACGTATCAATTCAAGTCCACACAGGTAAGCCCTCACCTCATAGCGCACCCGCTTCCCACCTCCACGTTCTACGCCATTCTGAGCAAGAGCGGAAAGGCCATGCTGGTCGATTACGGATCGGCAAGCTGGAACTTTTTCCAATGCTTCCGCGATGCCACTGACACCTACGGTCGCATGCGCTTCGTGGAGCACAGCCTCAGAGCGCTGCAGTCGGAACATGGCGTGAGCAGCTTCGACGTGGCGGTAGCCTCGCATATCCACGACGATCACGTGAACGGATTTGCACATCTCGCGCGGCGCTATGGAACACGAATCTGGTGCTACGAGAATAATCGGGAGATCTTCCGCAACCCGCGCGGGCGTAACCTGGGCTGCATCCTGGCGGAACCCATTGAGGTGGATCGCACATTCCAGCACGGCGAGCGTTTCCAGTGGGAGGAGTACGAGTTCACCGTAATGCACTCGCCCGGCCACACCGAATACCAGATGGCGCTATTCACCACCATCGACGAAACTCCGGTGGCGTTTACTGGTGATGCCTTTTTCAGCTACGACAAAATAAAGCTGACGCACAACCTGATCTACCGCAACGATGTGCGGGTGGGTGATTATCTCCGCTCCATCCAGAACGTTCAGGAGATGAAGCCGCAGCTCATCGCCCCAGGCCACGGTGAGCCGTTCAAGCTGAACGACGGAATGATTCAGGAGTTCGTGGCGCGCGCCCAGCGGCAGGATGCAATCTTCGCCAGTCTCATTGCCAATCCGGTAACGAACTTCGGACTCGATCCCGCATGGGTGCAGATCTATCCATACCAGGCGGTCGCAGTCGCGGGACAACCGTGCGCGTTGGAGATCCGCGTGCGCAATCACAGCCCGGAGCCCCTGCAGGTCGAAGCGGCACTGGTACTTCCGGCGGAATGGCTGAGCTCCCAGGGCCGGCTGAGATTCATGGTAGCGGCGCACTCAGTGGCGAGCCATCCGGTCACCATCACAATTCCGCGCTCGGCGTACAAGCGCGGACGCCGCCGGGCCATCGCAGTGGATGTCATGGTGAACGGCGCACACCTTGGGCAGCTTGCCGAAGCCGTGGTCGACATGAGCGAGCCGGACAGCTTGCGAATCAGTTTGTAA
- the nagA gene encoding N-acetylglucosamine-6-phosphate deacetylase codes for MHNTLVARTLLLHDRAVDFPVLDMDEEGRLTAIGTDPKALAHESTVLGSGLFDVHMHGATGIDVMTADDGQMRAMRRFLARHGVAYFLPTTVTAPVDFTLQALERMARSIAEARDRDRPAGEAAPLGIHIEGPFLSHSKRGMHPSQDLQPPSLELFDRLQAAAGGMIRMMTIAPEADAGPYAASEYERVSAVELIRHATAQGVACSVGHSNASSQETLTAIEAGAVSATHTFNAMRPLNHRDPGILGVVLDDDRLFADLICDGVHVAAEAVRLWWKCKGPNRAILITDALPGAGMGDGKFMVGDEWVTADHGRALVTRDLEQGIETLAGSVLMLNQAVRKFMECTSACVEQGVRLASHNPAAMLRGNATHLAPGDFVNLTRWDQSGRLLATYLRGREIPAAS; via the coding sequence ATGCACAATACTCTCGTTGCACGAACATTGTTGCTCCACGATCGCGCGGTGGATTTCCCCGTCCTCGATATGGACGAGGAGGGCCGTCTGACTGCCATCGGAACAGATCCCAAAGCGCTGGCACACGAAAGCACGGTGCTCGGCAGCGGGCTCTTTGACGTGCACATGCACGGCGCAACTGGCATTGACGTGATGACAGCGGACGATGGTCAGATGCGCGCGATGCGCAGGTTCCTGGCCCGGCATGGGGTTGCGTACTTCCTTCCCACTACGGTGACAGCCCCGGTGGACTTCACCCTCCAGGCGCTGGAGCGCATGGCCCGGTCCATCGCCGAAGCACGTGACCGCGATCGACCGGCCGGCGAAGCCGCTCCTCTCGGGATTCACATCGAGGGCCCCTTCCTCTCGCATTCCAAGCGCGGCATGCACCCGTCCCAGGATCTGCAGCCGCCAAGCCTCGAGCTGTTCGACAGGTTGCAAGCGGCAGCCGGCGGCATGATCCGCATGATGACGATCGCCCCCGAAGCGGATGCCGGTCCATATGCGGCTTCGGAGTATGAGCGAGTTTCCGCGGTCGAACTGATCCGCCATGCAACAGCCCAGGGGGTTGCATGTTCCGTCGGCCATAGCAATGCCTCGTCTCAAGAGACGCTGACTGCCATCGAAGCTGGGGCGGTGTCGGCAACCCACACCTTCAACGCCATGCGGCCGCTCAACCACCGTGACCCCGGCATCCTCGGAGTGGTGCTCGACGACGATCGATTGTTCGCGGACCTGATCTGCGATGGAGTTCACGTCGCAGCTGAAGCGGTACGACTCTGGTGGAAATGTAAGGGCCCCAATCGCGCGATCCTGATCACCGACGCGCTGCCCGGCGCGGGCATGGGTGACGGCAAGTTCATGGTCGGCGACGAGTGGGTCACGGCTGACCACGGCCGTGCGCTCGTAACGCGGGATCTGGAGCAGGGAATAGAGACCCTCGCCGGCTCGGTGCTGATGCTGAATCAGGCGGTGCGTAAATTCATGGAGTGTACGTCTGCATGCGTCGAGCAAGGCGTACGGCTGGCGTCGCATAATCCTGCGGCCATGCTGCGCGGCAACGCAACGCACCTTGCGCCAGGGGACTTCGTCAATCTCACCCGGTGGGATCAATCCGGACGCCTCCTGGCCACCTACCTGCGAGGCCGAGAGATCCCTGCCGCGTCATAA
- a CDS encoding alpha-mannosidase, whose amino-acid sequence MGVRSEVPFFRRHVASVLVAGLVFTAHSLVAQQPNGSVNAPAASALPDGQWPAEARGLRLHMIGNAHIDAPWLWPLSETNAVVHSTFRSALERLKEDPEVKMTTSSSQFYEWIADSDPAMLAEIRKRVEEGRWDLVGGWWVEPDVNIPNGESLIRQGLYGQQTLRRLFGLRASVGYNPDSFGHTGSLPQILKLQGMPYYVFMRPNATEKQLPSNLFWWQGIDGTKALTFRIPLAYDDPGDVRSHMLKEIDLLHGQTVRDDMEFYGIGDHGGGPTKINISSIHRIQHETGAPELVFSTPDQYFSEMSKSSSLGQIHTIADDLQHHSVGTYTAGSELKKLNRSTESVLATAEKISAIGNIAWGATYPKEDFTKAWKKVLLLQFHDSMAATTLPSYFEAARDGFGRAQDIAHDAMYLAAQKLAWQIPTSDPDSKYLVVFNPHAWNTNLHIEYDLGWNTKNPSALEDEHGSPIPFQWIPATTTVSDRVGLAADVQVPAMGYRQIRLHKVASASPTPSALHVSDSELENAHLKVRMFADGTISIFDKKNNREVLRGADTRNGGGMRAIVLDDPSDTWSHHVRSYDREVGTFALQETKVLEDGPLRGRVRARYTYGASRLTIDYILYADSRELEARVSLDWHEHQKMLKFAFPVNVDEPKATYEIAYGAMQRDTKGDENPGQRWVDVSGAAGGQACGLGVVNDAKYGYSVDGSELRVSIARSAVFAHHEPRTLQAGVDYQWMDQGVQNFRMLLVPHAGTWQDADLTRTAEKLVTEIPIIYQGIHPGTRPESDGFMNVDADDIVISAVKQAEVGADTILRAYETQGRAAHAHIDLRFAHTSWTGDFRPFEIKTLRVNEKTGKVTEVNALEE is encoded by the coding sequence ATGGGCGTTCGTAGTGAAGTTCCATTCTTTCGCAGGCATGTGGCCTCGGTTTTAGTGGCAGGTCTGGTTTTTACAGCTCATTCGCTCGTTGCCCAGCAGCCGAATGGATCCGTCAATGCACCGGCTGCCAGCGCTCTCCCCGACGGACAGTGGCCTGCCGAAGCGCGCGGCCTGCGGCTGCACATGATCGGCAACGCACATATCGATGCTCCCTGGCTCTGGCCCCTCTCGGAGACTAACGCGGTCGTTCACAGTACCTTCCGCTCCGCCCTTGAGCGCTTGAAGGAAGATCCCGAAGTCAAGATGACGACGAGCTCATCGCAGTTTTATGAGTGGATTGCCGACAGCGATCCGGCGATGCTTGCCGAAATCCGCAAACGTGTTGAGGAAGGGCGCTGGGACCTGGTGGGTGGCTGGTGGGTGGAGCCTGACGTCAACATCCCCAACGGAGAATCGCTGATCCGCCAAGGCCTTTACGGACAACAAACATTGAGGCGGCTTTTCGGCCTTCGTGCCAGCGTCGGCTACAATCCTGACTCGTTCGGCCACACCGGCAGCCTGCCGCAGATCCTGAAGCTGCAGGGCATGCCGTATTACGTCTTTATGCGCCCGAATGCCACCGAAAAGCAGCTTCCATCGAACCTCTTCTGGTGGCAAGGAATCGATGGCACGAAGGCTCTCACGTTCCGCATCCCACTCGCCTATGACGATCCGGGCGACGTGCGCAGCCACATGCTCAAGGAGATTGACCTTCTGCATGGGCAGACGGTGCGCGACGACATGGAGTTCTACGGCATCGGTGATCACGGCGGCGGTCCCACGAAGATCAATATCAGTTCCATCCATCGCATCCAGCACGAGACTGGCGCGCCCGAACTTGTCTTCAGCACGCCGGACCAGTACTTCTCGGAGATGAGCAAGTCTTCCTCTCTGGGCCAGATTCACACGATTGCCGATGACCTGCAGCATCACTCGGTGGGGACGTATACCGCAGGTTCGGAGCTCAAGAAGCTGAACCGCTCCACCGAGTCTGTGCTCGCCACTGCCGAAAAGATTTCTGCCATCGGCAACATTGCATGGGGGGCGACTTACCCCAAAGAAGATTTCACGAAGGCCTGGAAGAAGGTCCTGCTTCTACAGTTCCATGACAGCATGGCCGCCACCACACTGCCCTCTTACTTTGAAGCCGCCCGCGATGGTTTCGGCCGAGCGCAGGACATTGCTCATGATGCCATGTATCTGGCTGCCCAGAAGCTTGCCTGGCAGATACCCACAAGCGATCCTGACTCGAAGTACCTGGTTGTATTCAACCCACACGCCTGGAACACCAACTTGCATATCGAGTACGACCTCGGCTGGAACACCAAAAACCCGTCAGCGCTCGAAGATGAACATGGCAGCCCGATACCGTTCCAGTGGATCCCGGCGACGACCACAGTGAGCGACCGCGTGGGCCTGGCTGCCGACGTACAGGTTCCCGCAATGGGCTACCGGCAGATTCGCCTTCACAAGGTGGCTTCGGCTTCGCCAACGCCTTCCGCGCTCCACGTGAGCGATAGCGAACTTGAAAACGCGCATCTCAAGGTTCGCATGTTTGCCGACGGAACGATTTCTATCTTCGACAAGAAGAACAATCGCGAGGTGCTTCGCGGAGCTGACACCCGCAATGGCGGAGGGATGCGCGCCATCGTGCTGGATGATCCGAGCGACACCTGGAGTCACCACGTTCGCTCCTACGACCGCGAGGTCGGCACTTTCGCTCTGCAGGAAACGAAGGTCCTCGAAGATGGGCCACTTCGCGGACGCGTGCGGGCCCGGTATACCTACGGCGCCTCGCGCCTCACGATCGACTACATCCTCTATGCTGACAGCCGTGAGCTGGAGGCACGTGTCTCACTCGATTGGCATGAGCACCAGAAGATGCTCAAGTTCGCGTTCCCGGTGAACGTGGATGAACCGAAAGCCACCTACGAGATCGCCTACGGAGCCATGCAGCGCGACACGAAGGGTGACGAGAATCCTGGTCAGCGCTGGGTGGACGTGAGCGGTGCGGCCGGCGGTCAGGCCTGCGGCCTGGGCGTTGTGAACGATGCAAAGTACGGCTATAGCGTGGACGGCAGCGAGTTGCGCGTATCGATCGCGCGGTCCGCGGTGTTCGCGCACCATGAGCCGCGCACCCTTCAGGCCGGCGTTGATTATCAGTGGATGGATCAGGGAGTGCAGAACTTCCGCATGCTGCTGGTGCCCCACGCCGGCACCTGGCAAGACGCCGATCTGACGCGCACGGCAGAGAAGCTGGTTACGGAGATTCCCATTATCTATCAGGGCATCCATCCGGGCACCCGTCCGGAGTCTGACGGCTTCATGAATGTCGATGCAGACGATATCGTCATCTCCGCTGTGAAGCAGGCGGAAGTTGGCGCTGATACCATTCTCCGCGCTTACGAGACACAGGGTCGGGCAGCCCACGCGCATATCGACCTGCGATTCGCACACACGTCCTGGACGGGTGACTTCAGGCCGTTTGAGATCAAGACGCTGCGCGTGAACGAAAAGACCGGCAAGGTCACCGAGGTAAACGCACTTGAAGAGTAG